In Gimesia panareensis, the genomic window GCATGGGGTTGCCCGTTTCGGCGAACAATCATCTGGTTGGGTTCTTCCTGTCGCCAGGCCAGTGCCCCTTTGGTACCGTCAATTTCGATGAACAGATCGTTTTCGCGTCCGTGGGAAATCTGGCTGGCAGTCACGGTCCCCATTGCTCCGTTCTGGAAACGGATCACGGCGTGCCCATAGTCATCCAACTGACGTCCCGGGGCATAAATCTTGAGGTTACAGGAAATCTCAGCCGGCAGCAGGCCGGTCATGTAGCGTCCCAGGTTGTAGGCATGGGTAGCGATGTCGCCGAAGGCACCCGCTGCACCGGATTTCGACGGATCGGTTCGCCAGGCCGCCTGTTTCTGATCTTCCTCTTCAATGCGTTTGCGTAACCAGCCCTGAATGTAGTTCGAACGGACCGCCTGAATTTCACCAAATTCACCATTCAGGATCATTTCCCGTGCCATCCGTACCAGTGGATAGCCTGTGTAGTTGTGACTGACGGCAAAGACCACGCCTGATTTTTCAACCAGAGCTTTCAGTTCTTCCGCCTGTGCCAGATCGAAGGTCATCGGCTTATCACAGATTACATTGAATCCCGCTTCGACAGCGGCCCTGGCAATCGGGAAATGTGTGAAATTCGGGGTGGCGATACTGATAAAATCAACCCGCTGATCTTCGGGTAATGCGGATTCTTTTTCGATCAGCTCTTCGATGGAGCCATAGGCCCGTTCGGGAGGAATGTCATAAGCAGGCGCTGACGCTTTGGCTTTTTCCGGATTGGACGAGAGTGCACCTGCCACCAGTTCGGCACGATTATCCAGACAGGCAGCGATGGAATGCACACGACCGATAAACGAACCCTGTCCCCCACCGACAAGTGCCATTCGCAATTTACGTTTGAGCTGACCGTTCATAGTTTCCATTGTTGCATTCCTCCCCTTGTTGATTCATTCCAGACCCGTATGGATAGACGAGTTAGAGTTGAGCTGCGAGATGTTGAATCTGACCAGTCTGATTGACTGCCACTTACAAAGCAGCATACTTTTGACGGTTCGGAATTACAACCAATGCGATTTTCAGGGCGAATTTTCAATGCAAAACGCGCAGTTTCACATCCCGGTTTCCTCTCTGCTTTCATCTGAATCAAGTCTGGCGTAATCATGGAATCTTAGATACAATTGTGAATGTCAGCCTGTGTTCAGGCCGAATCGATTGGAAATCCTGATCGAAGTCAAAGAGGTTTTCTGCATTCAATGAGGGATCGGTGCGTCGGGCTCTACCAGTATCCCTAATTCAAACACACGAGGAGGCATTTGTGGTGAAGAAACAATACGGGGAACGCCGCTTTTTGTGGCTGACGGTCGGAGTGATCTGCGGCCTGTGCATGTCTTACTTCTGGCCACATGAACCGGCCATGGCGGTTGCTACAGACCGCGACGGCGACCGGTTTGCGATTACTACAGTTCCCACTCGCAGCGGGAACGCAGAAGGGGTATTTGTACTCGACTTCCTGACGGGACGCCTCCAGGGAGCGGTCATAAACTCACGCACTGGAAAATTCACTCACGCCTACTTTCGGAATCTGGCTGCTGACTTCAACGTAGATCCTACTGCCAAGCCGCATTATGTGATTGTCTCAGGGGAAGTTAATTTACCCGCTCAGGGACGCGCCCAGTTCGCAGAAGGGGGCCTCTATGTCGGTGAAATGTCTTCCGGGATGGTGATCTGCTACGCCTTCTCTTTCGTCTTCAACAATGCACCTTCCGCACCGCAACAGCTGCTGCCCATGGACCGGTTCCAGTTCCGTCAGGCACAGTAACCCAAACAGCAAAGAAACGAGACACCGACGAGAGCCTTTCACAGGCTCTCGTTTTTTATGCGCATAGCTCCCCGGATACAAATCGGAATGCTACTCGCGTTCACAAACCAGCGCTCGTGATTTGCCTTCCAGCCGGGCAATGACAAGGACGCCTGCCTCCTTCCCCTTAAGGGACAGTTTACGGCGAAGTGCTTCAATGGGCACAGGAATCCGACGGCACTTGATTTCCAGTTGTCCGAAATCAGCAGAGCGGAAATACTTCTTCAGGTCGCGATCCTGGTTCGGCAACTCATCCAGAATCCGGAATCGCCTAAAAAACGGAGACTCTACCAGGTCCGTTGAGGTCAGATATTCCTCTTCGGCATCCAGGCGGCTTAAACCAGACTCAGCAGCAGCTACATCCAGCAGACCGGAGCGAACCACAGCCGGATCGGGGTCATACAGATATTCGCCCGGCGGAGTGATGCTGGTATAAGCATCCATGGGATGACCGGCGATACTTGCGACTTCACCCGTTTTAGAAATTGAGGTCGCCCGGAACTCCGCTTCCCCCGCCAGTCTTCCGAACCAGATCGTTGCTTCCTTGCACTCACCATTCAGGCTGATCAGTTCGGTTTCTGTGCCGGGAAATTTCCCCGCGAAATTACTCGCCGGGCTGAGCTTGATCGCCCCCCCCTCAAATTCCTGAATCAGTTCGAGCAGCGTCTCGAGATCGGGCCGGTAATCTTCGATGCGAATCACCTTCCCACCGGAACCGGGTCGCCGGTCCGGATCGATGTGCAGTAAACCCTCACGGTCTTTGACCTCTTCGAGACGTTGATTGATCAGAGTCACCTGGTCCGCGACTTCATAGACTTCACTGTTCCAGCGGGCAAACTGGCAGAGCAGCGGCTCCAGATCGACGCCAGTCACCGTAGCATGTTGTGCCAGAGCAACCAGATCGCCCCCCATGCCACAGCAGAAGTCATACACGGTACCGGAAAATCGAGCTGCCTTGTACTGCGAGACGGCTTCGGGAGTAGCCTGCTCCAGGCTTTTTCTGTCGAACCACATCTGATCGGCGCGGGAGAACTTGGCACGTCCACGGACGCGGAGCTCCGCCAGGGTCAATGCGGCCCGGACCACATCTTCGGGATACTGTTCCCGCAGCTGTTTCTGTAACTGAAATTCGGTCCCCTTATGAGACTGGATCAGCTCAAAGATTTCCGGGGATTGATGTAACTGCCTGAAACATTCAAGCTCGGAGCGGGACTCACTGGACATGGAACTGGTTAACGACTTTCTGCCGCTGCTGGAGAGGGAAGCAAACTGGAAACAGCCTGGGACAACCGGTCGGAGATCTGCTCCAGCCGGTCGGCATCCAGTTCACACTCGATATACCGGACGCTATCCTGAACAATGGCCAGTCCAATCGAAGCGGGCCGGGCCCCCAGAAGCTGTTCTACCGCCAGTGTATAGACTCCCAGCTGGAATTCATACTCTGCGATCAGCTGTTCTGCAGTCATTCGCGCCATTCGGGAACCGGTTTTGTAATCAAACAGCATCCAGTCTCCGGATTGGGTCTGTACCAGGGCATCAATGGTTCCCGTTACTGTCACTGCCTGTTCAGCGTTACCATCAGTTCCCGAAGCCCAGCGCAACAGAAAATCAAGTTCCCGATAATGTGTCTGAGCTGC contains:
- a CDS encoding class I SAM-dependent methyltransferase is translated as MSSESRSELECFRQLHQSPEIFELIQSHKGTEFQLQKQLREQYPEDVVRAALTLAELRVRGRAKFSRADQMWFDRKSLEQATPEAVSQYKAARFSGTVYDFCCGMGGDLVALAQHATVTGVDLEPLLCQFARWNSEVYEVADQVTLINQRLEEVKDREGLLHIDPDRRPGSGGKVIRIEDYRPDLETLLELIQEFEGGAIKLSPASNFAGKFPGTETELISLNGECKEATIWFGRLAGEAEFRATSISKTGEVASIAGHPMDAYTSITPPGEYLYDPDPAVVRSGLLDVAAAESGLSRLDAEEEYLTSTDLVESPFFRRFRILDELPNQDRDLKKYFRSADFGQLEIKCRRIPVPIEALRRKLSLKGKEAGVLVIARLEGKSRALVCERE
- a CDS encoding Gfo/Idh/MocA family protein, giving the protein METMNGQLKRKLRMALVGGGQGSFIGRVHSIAACLDNRAELVAGALSSNPEKAKASAPAYDIPPERAYGSIEELIEKESALPEDQRVDFISIATPNFTHFPIARAAVEAGFNVICDKPMTFDLAQAEELKALVEKSGVVFAVSHNYTGYPLVRMAREMILNGEFGEIQAVRSNYIQGWLRKRIEEEDQKQAAWRTDPSKSGAAGAFGDIATHAYNLGRYMTGLLPAEISCNLKIYAPGRQLDDYGHAVIRFQNGAMGTVTASQISHGRENDLFIEIDGTKGALAWRQEEPNQMIVRRNGQPHAIYTRDPNAPFMNEGGAAACRLPAGHPEAFFEAFANIYRSAFDAMIQRITGESFEPKNTIYPNVYDGVEGMFFIQQSVASSKENGAWLPFECDCARS